A DNA window from Cobetia marina contains the following coding sequences:
- a CDS encoding helix-turn-helix transcriptional regulator, which produces MHDNPFLTVHEVARLLHLNEKKIYQLASEGTMPATKVTGKWLFPRRLVEQWILESSHHGVLADRLMITGSDDPLLAALTMRLNQQHDGSAFYGMSVTGTRLGLDLLSQGRADVCAIHWGRAEEASLRHPALIRGHDGYRQWVLVRLARRTQGLIIRQEDRHLPINPGGLFGSQRRWVVRQEGAGSQRFLQEWLSGHQMRPEQLNTLAIAYSEREVASLVARGEVDVGPGTLSAANEFGLGFVPVCEEAFDLVVPRNVYFRDLFQGLLDYLSTPNGIQLAQSLGGYDLRECGQLIWRGDAAQHD; this is translated from the coding sequence ATGCATGACAACCCCTTTCTGACGGTCCATGAGGTCGCACGACTGTTGCACCTCAATGAAAAGAAGATCTATCAGCTGGCCAGTGAGGGCACCATGCCGGCCACCAAGGTCACCGGAAAATGGCTTTTCCCGCGGCGTCTGGTCGAGCAATGGATTCTGGAGTCCAGCCATCATGGGGTGCTGGCGGATCGCTTGATGATCACCGGTAGCGATGACCCCTTGCTGGCAGCGCTGACGATGCGACTCAACCAGCAGCACGATGGCAGTGCCTTCTATGGCATGAGTGTCACCGGGACACGCCTGGGGCTGGATCTGTTGAGTCAGGGGCGAGCCGATGTCTGTGCCATCCACTGGGGGCGTGCCGAGGAAGCATCGCTTCGCCATCCGGCCTTGATCCGCGGGCACGATGGTTATCGTCAGTGGGTATTGGTCCGGCTGGCCCGGCGCACCCAGGGGCTGATCATTCGTCAGGAAGATCGCCACCTGCCGATCAATCCCGGTGGTCTGTTCGGGTCTCAACGGCGCTGGGTAGTGCGTCAGGAGGGGGCCGGTTCGCAGCGCTTCCTGCAGGAGTGGCTGTCCGGCCATCAGATGCGCCCGGAGCAGCTCAACACCCTCGCCATCGCCTACTCGGAGCGAGAGGTCGCATCACTCGTCGCGCGCGGGGAGGTGGATGTCGGGCCGGGGACGTTATCCGCCGCGAATGAATTCGGTCTCGGATTCGTGCCGGTCTGTGAAGAGGCCTTTGATCTGGTCGTGCCACGCAACGTCTATTTCCGCGACCTCTTCCAGGGCCTGCTGGACTATCTGTCCACGCCCAATGGCATCCAGCTGGCACAGTCGTTGGGAGGGTATGACCTGCGTGAATGTGGTCAGCTCATCTGGCGAGGCGACGCCGCCCAACATGACTGA
- a CDS encoding RluA family pseudouridine synthase, whose protein sequence is MQPQADPFIVPPCRETYKVLYADEDILLIHKPSGLLSLSGKHPLNLDSLHHRLVKEYPTAKLLHRLDLGTSGIMLVALNKPANGNLTRQFQARTIDKSYRAMLLGHVEQDSGRISLPIAKDVDQFPLQKICHETGKTAISDYRVLERLEAPRRTRVEFTPVSGRTHQLRIHSQQLGHPILGCDLYASDEAFFMAERLMLHAEMIAFDHPVSGERMQVRSPCPF, encoded by the coding sequence ATGCAGCCACAAGCCGACCCGTTCATCGTTCCGCCCTGTCGTGAGACCTACAAGGTGCTTTACGCGGATGAGGACATCCTGCTGATCCACAAGCCTAGTGGTCTGCTGAGCCTGTCGGGCAAGCATCCGCTCAATCTGGACTCGCTGCACCATCGGCTGGTCAAGGAATACCCGACCGCCAAGCTGCTGCACCGTCTGGATCTCGGCACATCAGGCATCATGCTGGTGGCACTCAACAAGCCGGCCAACGGCAACCTGACGCGCCAGTTCCAGGCCCGGACCATCGACAAGTCCTACCGCGCGATGCTGCTGGGACACGTCGAGCAGGACAGTGGACGGATCTCGCTGCCGATTGCCAAGGACGTGGATCAGTTCCCGTTGCAGAAGATCTGCCATGAGACAGGCAAGACCGCCATCAGTGACTATCGCGTGCTTGAGCGGCTCGAGGCCCCCAGGCGTACCCGGGTCGAATTCACGCCCGTCTCCGGGCGCACCCACCAGCTGCGCATCCACAGTCAGCAGTTGGGCCACCCCATCCTGGGCTGCGATCTGTATGCCAGTGATGAAGCCTTCTTCATGGCCGAGCGCCTGATGCTGCATGCCGAGATGATCGCCTTCGATCACCCGGTCAGCGGCGAGCGCATGCAAGTCCGCAGCCCCTGCCCCTTTTGA
- a CDS encoding helix-turn-helix domain-containing protein — MSTPTDKDAAVRIASGRKAFVEPLKLGERVKQIRLANHWTLEDVSQRTGLARSTLSKIENEQISPTFTAVQKLINGLNIDLPQLLSPPKRQSGTLGRRDLTRLGEGKSHPTPTYEHELLSWQLAQKRMIPFKTRVRARSFEEFPDWVRHDGEEFLMVLEGSILLYSEFYEPLPLGDGDSIYFDSDMGHALVSTSEDDAVVLSVCTRNDAD; from the coding sequence ATGAGTACACCGACTGACAAGGATGCCGCGGTCCGGATCGCTTCCGGCCGCAAGGCCTTCGTTGAGCCCCTCAAGCTTGGAGAGAGGGTCAAGCAGATCCGTCTCGCCAATCATTGGACCCTCGAGGACGTCAGCCAGCGTACCGGGCTTGCACGCTCTACGCTGTCCAAGATCGAGAATGAACAGATATCCCCCACCTTCACCGCCGTCCAGAAGTTGATCAATGGTCTCAATATCGACCTTCCTCAACTGCTGAGTCCTCCCAAGCGACAGAGCGGCACGCTGGGCCGACGTGATCTGACGCGCCTCGGTGAAGGCAAGAGCCACCCGACCCCGACCTATGAACATGAGCTGCTTTCCTGGCAGCTGGCTCAGAAACGCATGATTCCCTTCAAGACCCGGGTGCGCGCTCGCAGCTTCGAGGAGTTTCCCGACTGGGTGCGCCACGACGGCGAGGAATTCCTGATGGTGCTAGAGGGCAGCATTCTACTGTATTCCGAGTTCTATGAACCCTTGCCTCTCGGAGATGGAGACAGCATCTATTTCGACTCCGACATGGGCCATGCTCTGGTTTCCACCAGCGAAGACGATGCCGTAGTGCTGTCGGTCTGCACGCGCAACGACGCCGATTGA
- the pdxH gene encoding pyridoxamine 5'-phosphate oxidase: protein MNRDIADVRRTYSGDGLNLDNTPAEPFEQFQEWLTSALSADDNDANVMTLSTVDSQGKPHARIVLLKGYDAQGFIFYTNYQSHKGSELANMPHAALTFWWPAMERQVRIEGRVEKVSDATSDHYFASRPKESQLGAWVSQQSVEIPDRDWLSERQGRFEKVYADSDVPRPEHWGGYRVVPEMIEFWQGQPSRLHDRVRYQRLDTEDNEWHKVMLAP from the coding sequence ATGAATCGCGATATCGCTGACGTGCGCAGAACCTACTCCGGTGATGGCCTGAATCTTGACAACACCCCGGCCGAACCCTTCGAGCAGTTTCAGGAATGGCTGACCAGCGCACTCTCCGCCGATGACAACGATGCCAATGTGATGACGTTGTCCACCGTGGACAGCCAGGGCAAGCCGCACGCGCGCATCGTGCTGCTCAAGGGATACGACGCGCAAGGGTTCATCTTCTATACCAACTATCAGAGCCACAAGGGCAGCGAACTGGCCAATATGCCGCATGCGGCCTTGACGTTCTGGTGGCCTGCCATGGAGCGCCAGGTCCGTATCGAGGGTCGCGTGGAGAAGGTCTCGGACGCCACCTCGGACCACTACTTCGCCTCCCGTCCCAAGGAAAGCCAGCTGGGCGCCTGGGTCTCGCAGCAGAGCGTCGAGATTCCGGATCGCGACTGGCTCAGCGAGAGACAGGGTCGCTTCGAGAAGGTCTATGCCGACAGTGATGTCCCGCGCCCTGAGCACTGGGGTGGCTATCGCGTGGTGCCCGAGATGATCGAGTTCTGGCAGGGCCAGCCATCACGCCTGCACGACCGGGTCCGTTATCAGCGTCTGGATACCGAAGACAATGAGTGGCACAAGGTGATGCTCGCACCGTGA
- a CDS encoding quaternary amine ABC transporter ATP-binding protein produces the protein MTDTRDVKIRVRNLSKVFGNQPDKALTLRDQGLKRPEILEKTGQTLGLSNVDFDVMEGELLVIMGLSGSGKSTLIRCLNRLIDPTEGEILIDGQDVAKLDEKSLLRCRRKHFSMVFQNFALFPHRTVQQNAEYGLEVRGEAKEVCFQRGRDALKQVGLDGWEDAYPDQLSGGMQQRVGLARALANDSTVLLMDEAFSALDPLIRKDMQQELLALQHKMKKTTIFITHDLDEALSIGDRIILLKDGEIVQIGTPETILTEPADDYVARFVEGVDMSRILTAQSAMTDVRATARDDDGPRTALRKMGENGLDSLFVVRRDRTVLGIVTAEDAERAVRENLTDLSSLIHSDCCRVSPDEPLHNLFAMFAGHHHPLAVVDEQSRLMGVVVKGSVLAELAEAGEAHA, from the coding sequence ATGACTGACACTCGCGATGTGAAGATCCGGGTGCGCAACCTGAGCAAGGTGTTCGGTAACCAGCCTGACAAGGCGCTCACTCTGCGTGACCAGGGACTCAAACGTCCTGAAATTCTGGAAAAGACCGGCCAGACACTGGGCCTGTCCAATGTCGATTTCGATGTGATGGAAGGTGAGCTGCTGGTCATCATGGGGCTGTCCGGCTCCGGGAAGTCCACCTTGATCCGTTGTCTCAATCGTCTGATCGACCCGACAGAAGGCGAGATCCTGATCGACGGTCAGGACGTGGCCAAGCTGGATGAGAAATCGCTGCTGCGCTGTCGTCGCAAGCACTTCTCGATGGTCTTCCAGAACTTTGCGCTCTTCCCTCATCGTACGGTTCAACAGAATGCCGAGTACGGCCTTGAAGTGCGCGGCGAGGCGAAGGAAGTCTGTTTCCAGCGCGGGCGTGACGCACTCAAGCAGGTAGGACTGGACGGGTGGGAGGATGCCTATCCCGATCAGCTGTCCGGCGGTATGCAGCAACGTGTCGGGCTCGCACGTGCATTGGCCAATGATTCTACCGTCCTGTTGATGGATGAAGCCTTCTCGGCACTGGATCCGTTGATCCGCAAGGACATGCAGCAGGAGCTGCTGGCGCTGCAGCACAAGATGAAGAAGACCACCATCTTCATCACCCACGATCTGGATGAAGCCCTGTCCATCGGTGATCGCATCATCCTGCTCAAGGATGGTGAAATCGTCCAGATCGGCACTCCCGAGACCATTCTCACCGAGCCCGCTGACGATTATGTCGCGCGCTTCGTCGAAGGCGTGGACATGTCGCGGATTCTGACCGCCCAGTCCGCCATGACGGATGTCCGTGCCACTGCGCGAGACGATGATGGCCCCCGTACGGCATTGCGCAAGATGGGAGAAAACGGCCTGGACAGTCTCTTCGTGGTGCGCCGCGACCGTACCGTTCTGGGAATCGTGACGGCAGAAGATGCCGAGCGTGCGGTGCGTGAGAACCTCACGGATCTCTCCAGTCTGATCCACTCCGATTGCTGTCGGGTCTCGCCTGATGAGCCCTTGCACAACCTGTTCGCGATGTTTGCCGGCCATCACCACCCGCTGGCAGTCGTGGATGAGCAATCGCGCTTGATGGGAGTCGTGGTCAAGGGATCCGTACTGGCTGAGCTGGCCGAAGCAGGGGAGGCGCATGCATGA
- a CDS encoding ABC transporter permease encodes MSESTGFTIPKIELGDWIEAGLDYLTNNYSSVTRAISKFTETGIGALNDALMWMPQWALIALVALLCWRLAGTRLAIGSILGLGLIWNLDLWDPMIESLTLVVIATLVAVVIAIPLGILAALSDRFYRVIMPVLDFMQTMPAFVYLIPAIPFFGIGSVSAIFATVIFSMPPAIRFTTLGIRQVPKELIEAADAFGSTRRQKLFKLQLPLSLPTVMAGINQTIMLALSMVVIAAMIGADGLGNEVWKAIQRLRPGDGFEAGIAVVILAMLLDRLTQTLSKEKKSRS; translated from the coding sequence ATGAGTGAATCGACAGGTTTCACCATTCCGAAGATAGAGCTGGGTGACTGGATCGAGGCAGGGCTGGATTATCTGACCAACAATTATTCCAGCGTGACCCGCGCCATTTCCAAGTTCACCGAGACCGGCATCGGTGCGCTCAATGACGCCCTGATGTGGATGCCTCAGTGGGCCTTGATCGCACTGGTCGCGCTGTTGTGCTGGCGGCTGGCGGGAACTCGCCTGGCGATCGGTTCCATCCTGGGCCTCGGCCTCATCTGGAATCTGGATCTGTGGGATCCGATGATCGAATCGCTCACCCTGGTGGTCATCGCGACGCTGGTGGCCGTGGTCATCGCCATCCCCCTGGGCATTCTGGCGGCGCTGTCGGATCGCTTCTATCGGGTCATCATGCCGGTTCTGGATTTCATGCAGACGATGCCGGCCTTCGTCTATCTGATCCCGGCCATTCCCTTCTTCGGTATCGGGTCAGTCTCGGCGATCTTCGCTACGGTCATCTTCTCGATGCCGCCGGCGATCCGTTTCACTACCCTGGGGATTCGTCAGGTGCCCAAGGAGCTGATCGAGGCCGCAGATGCCTTCGGGTCCACCCGTCGCCAGAAGCTCTTCAAGCTGCAGCTGCCCCTGTCGCTGCCGACGGTGATGGCGGGCATCAACCAGACCATCATGCTGGCCCTGTCGATGGTCGTCATCGCGGCCATGATCGGCGCCGATGGTCTGGGCAACGAGGTCTGGAAGGCGATCCAGCGTCTGCGTCCCGGAGATGGGTTCGAAGCGGGTATCGCGGTGGTGATCCTGGCCATGCTGCTTGACCGCCTGACCCAGACCTTGAGCAAGGAAAAGAAGTCGCGCTCCTGA
- a CDS encoding bifunctional acetate--CoA ligase family protein/GNAT family N-acetyltransferase has product MGMRFLRNFFEPTSIAVIGASEKTHSLGGQVLRNLLEGGFKGTLVVVNPKGYDTVHGVPCVRRISELDTMPDLAILCSPAETLPRIVEKLGRRGVKAALLISGGVAPSPASSLARVTEKGLGMLARREPVAPDHARLRIHPDQESLNSRLLKAARGSGIRLLGPECMGVCVPNRNLNASFSGQPVAKGKVAYLGQSGMLGNAMIDWAAGRGIGFSHLVTLGDSVDVMLPDLIDYLNQYGHAQALLLHLERIHDSMHFMTALREASRNRLVLAIKSGRTPEADLFGTHVTPGIPNRDQIVDVALARAGVVRVNDSEDMFDALETLNRMKPLRGDRLAIVSNGLGPALLAIDKLMAGGGKLAELSKESRDALLKDQLDVSLPGRNPVDLGGNATPEDFVAAVNIVANDQGVDAVLVVHAPTRLAPSKDTAEALITHRKQFRRNLLTSWMGLEQALAARHACHAAGIPTYLSPEKGVKAFLQMVDYQRVQSLLQQTPPSLSFTTSAEIRARAHDLVHSARRAGREWLTHSETAQVLETYGIATAASHYVSDAAEAAQAIAALRQAAGKEDAEMAAGPFALRVVHEHNSQPFRYRRFPQRLSSGVVQDLNGPEDIALAMRRITSKVSERDDERGRSGSERTRIHEFCLQPMRRGKHSLQLSAGITRDEEFGPVVVFGLGGYKVNVLVDRQVALPPLNMTLARELISRSHASRLIEEHSPDPERDIARLCTLLIKLSQLASDLPDIRGLEINPLLLNRDEAVAVDFTLDLGKPARFAIMPYPEELREWVRLEDGTEVEVRPIRAEDAPLITAFHARLSEESIRFRYFHHKASLTQRDLALLAQINYDRQMAFIAEREVSEQEEGGSRREMLGVVRVWNDPDNIRTEFSVIIRDDLQGEGIGRLLMEKMLRYCRSLGTLEMVGKIMMDNHPMRALMKHLGFTCRYNMEEQVIDASIRLNEPTSDWQRLRLESKA; this is encoded by the coding sequence ATGGGGATGCGATTTCTGCGCAATTTCTTCGAGCCCACCAGTATCGCGGTGATCGGGGCCTCGGAAAAGACACACTCACTGGGCGGCCAGGTGCTGAGAAACCTGCTGGAAGGCGGGTTCAAGGGCACGCTTGTCGTGGTGAATCCCAAGGGCTATGACACGGTGCATGGAGTGCCCTGTGTGCGCCGGATCAGTGAGCTGGACACGATGCCGGACCTCGCCATCCTGTGCTCGCCTGCCGAGACCTTGCCGCGCATCGTCGAGAAGCTGGGGCGTCGCGGCGTGAAGGCCGCGCTGTTGATCTCCGGAGGAGTGGCACCGTCGCCGGCAAGCTCCCTGGCCCGCGTGACGGAAAAAGGGCTCGGAATGCTTGCCCGGCGTGAGCCTGTGGCCCCCGACCACGCGCGACTGCGCATCCATCCGGATCAGGAGAGTCTCAACAGCCGTCTGCTCAAGGCGGCACGTGGCAGTGGTATACGTCTGCTGGGCCCGGAGTGCATGGGGGTCTGCGTGCCCAATCGGAATCTGAATGCCTCCTTCAGTGGTCAGCCTGTCGCCAAGGGCAAGGTCGCCTATCTGGGGCAGTCGGGGATGCTGGGCAATGCCATGATCGACTGGGCAGCGGGGCGCGGTATCGGCTTCTCCCATCTGGTGACGCTGGGAGACAGCGTCGACGTGATGTTGCCTGACCTGATTGATTACCTGAATCAATATGGGCATGCCCAGGCGCTCTTGCTGCATCTCGAGCGCATCCATGACTCGATGCACTTCATGACTGCGCTGCGCGAGGCCTCTCGCAACCGACTGGTATTGGCGATCAAGAGCGGTCGCACGCCCGAGGCCGACCTGTTCGGGACTCACGTCACCCCCGGCATCCCCAATCGCGACCAGATCGTGGACGTCGCGCTGGCGCGAGCTGGGGTGGTACGCGTCAATGACAGCGAGGACATGTTCGATGCCCTCGAGACGCTCAACCGCATGAAACCGCTGCGGGGCGATCGGCTGGCGATCGTCTCCAATGGTCTCGGGCCGGCCCTGTTGGCGATCGACAAGCTGATGGCGGGAGGCGGCAAGCTTGCCGAGCTGAGCAAGGAGAGTCGGGATGCGCTGCTCAAGGATCAGCTGGATGTCAGCCTGCCCGGTCGCAATCCGGTGGATCTGGGGGGCAATGCCACGCCCGAAGACTTCGTTGCCGCAGTCAACATCGTGGCCAATGATCAGGGAGTCGATGCGGTGCTCGTCGTGCATGCGCCGACAAGACTTGCACCATCCAAGGACACGGCCGAGGCCCTGATCACGCATCGCAAGCAGTTCCGGCGCAATCTGCTGACCAGCTGGATGGGGCTCGAGCAGGCGCTGGCGGCACGTCATGCCTGCCACGCTGCGGGTATCCCGACCTATCTCTCACCCGAAAAGGGCGTCAAGGCCTTCCTGCAGATGGTGGATTACCAGCGGGTGCAGTCCCTGTTGCAGCAGACCCCGCCGAGCCTGTCCTTCACCACCAGCGCCGAGATTCGCGCCCGAGCACATGATCTGGTGCACAGCGCTCGGCGTGCCGGTCGTGAATGGCTGACCCATTCTGAAACGGCTCAGGTACTGGAGACCTATGGCATCGCGACAGCTGCCAGTCATTATGTGTCTGATGCCGCCGAAGCCGCGCAGGCCATTGCAGCTCTCAGGCAGGCGGCTGGCAAGGAAGACGCCGAGATGGCAGCGGGGCCCTTCGCCTTGCGGGTGGTCCACGAGCACAACAGCCAGCCCTTCCGTTATCGCCGCTTCCCGCAGCGTCTGTCTTCTGGCGTGGTCCAGGATCTCAATGGCCCGGAAGACATCGCCCTGGCCATGCGTCGCATCACCAGCAAGGTGAGCGAGCGTGATGACGAGCGGGGACGCAGCGGCAGCGAACGCACCCGCATCCATGAGTTCTGCCTGCAGCCGATGCGCCGCGGCAAGCATTCGCTGCAATTGAGTGCGGGCATCACGCGTGACGAGGAGTTCGGGCCGGTGGTGGTCTTCGGGCTGGGGGGCTACAAGGTCAACGTGCTGGTAGACCGCCAGGTTGCCTTGCCACCTCTCAACATGACGCTGGCACGCGAGCTCATCTCGCGCAGTCATGCCTCGCGTCTGATCGAGGAGCACTCGCCGGACCCCGAGCGGGATATCGCGCGCCTGTGTACCTTGTTGATCAAATTGTCGCAGTTGGCATCGGATTTGCCTGACATTCGGGGGCTGGAGATCAATCCGTTGCTGCTCAATCGTGATGAGGCCGTCGCGGTGGATTTCACGCTGGATCTGGGCAAGCCCGCGCGCTTCGCCATCATGCCGTACCCGGAAGAGCTGCGGGAGTGGGTGCGGCTTGAGGATGGCACCGAGGTGGAAGTGCGGCCGATTCGTGCAGAGGATGCGCCATTGATCACCGCTTTCCATGCCAGATTGTCCGAGGAAAGCATTCGTTTCCGTTATTTCCATCACAAGGCTTCCCTGACGCAACGCGATCTGGCGCTGCTGGCCCAGATCAATTATGACCGCCAGATGGCATTCATCGCCGAGCGTGAAGTCAGTGAGCAGGAGGAGGGCGGCTCACGTCGTGAAATGCTGGGAGTGGTGCGGGTCTGGAATGACCCTGACAACATTCGCACGGAGTTCTCGGTGATCATTCGTGATGACCTGCAAGGTGAGGGGATCGGGCGACTGTTGATGGAAAAGATGCTGCGCTATTGCCGCTCGCTGGGCACTCTCGAGATGGTAGGCAAGATCATGATGGACAATCACCCGATGCGTGCACTGATGAAGCATCTGGGGTTCACCTGTCGTTACAACATGGAGGAACAGGTCATCGATGCGAGTATCCGACTCAATGAGCCCACCAGTGATTGGCAACGCCTGAGGCTTGAATCCAAGGCCTGA
- a CDS encoding histone deacetylase family protein, with the protein MITSYISHSDCGNHFMGPTHPESPLRLQAIQRQLALSGVIQHVQQYDARPATLEQLARVHPMRHLQALDKCPPQAGQLLALSEDTVMCADSLVAARLAAGAVVRGVDQVMRNQADNVFCAVRPPGHHAERADAMGFCFYNNVAVGALHARQQYGVRRIAILDFDVHQGNGTVDIFKHDPDTLVCSSFQNAMYPWRYLESRWEHIHNTPLAEGCGSLDFRHAIEAQWLKKLDDFKPELILISAGFDAHREDPMAELCLEDDDYYWITRLAMDVARRHCQGRVVSVLEGGYCLEALARSTEAHVKALAGLPMEDGISLRHSPPAAHASPKVHARPDERDHPLF; encoded by the coding sequence ATGATCACCTCTTATATCTCTCATAGCGACTGTGGCAATCATTTCATGGGTCCGACACATCCCGAGAGCCCATTGCGCCTGCAGGCCATCCAGCGTCAGCTGGCATTGAGCGGCGTGATTCAGCATGTCCAGCAATACGATGCACGCCCTGCCACGCTGGAACAGCTGGCAAGAGTCCATCCGATGCGCCACCTGCAGGCTCTCGACAAGTGCCCGCCCCAGGCAGGTCAGCTGCTGGCGCTCAGCGAGGACACCGTGATGTGTGCAGATAGCCTGGTGGCGGCACGTCTCGCGGCAGGGGCCGTCGTGCGTGGGGTCGACCAGGTGATGCGCAATCAGGCAGACAACGTCTTCTGTGCCGTGCGCCCACCGGGCCATCATGCCGAACGCGCGGATGCCATGGGCTTCTGCTTCTACAACAACGTGGCAGTAGGCGCGCTGCATGCCCGCCAGCAGTACGGCGTCAGACGCATCGCCATCCTCGATTTCGATGTTCATCAGGGCAACGGCACGGTAGATATCTTCAAGCATGACCCCGACACGCTGGTCTGCTCATCGTTCCAGAACGCCATGTACCCCTGGCGCTATCTCGAGAGCCGCTGGGAGCACATTCACAATACCCCGCTGGCAGAAGGCTGTGGTTCGCTGGACTTTCGCCATGCCATCGAAGCGCAATGGCTGAAGAAGCTTGATGATTTCAAGCCGGAGCTGATCCTGATCTCGGCAGGCTTCGACGCGCATCGTGAGGATCCGATGGCCGAACTGTGTCTCGAGGACGACGACTATTACTGGATCACGCGCCTGGCGATGGACGTGGCCAGGCGCCATTGTCAGGGACGTGTCGTCTCGGTACTGGAAGGCGGCTACTGCCTGGAAGCGTTGGCACGCAGCACTGAGGCCCATGTCAAGGCACTGGCGGGTCTGCCGATGGAGGACGGGATATCCCTGCGTCATTCGCCGCCAGCCGCGCACGCGTCACCCAAAGTTCATGCAAGGCCAGATGAGCGTGATCATCCGCTGTTCTGA
- a CDS encoding glycine betaine ABC transporter substrate-binding protein, protein MNKQGTSRSHLTITAKALLLGAAMSSSVVGVSAAHAAGDKGDVTLAYVEWSSEVASTNVVKAVLEAQGYNVELKALSAAAMFQAVAFGDADGMVGAWLPTTHEDYMAKVGPKVEDLGVNLEGTKLGLVVPAYSKLESIEDITSHADEIDERIVGIEPGAGLTRLTEQVLEDYDLEDIDLTTGSGATMTAALSNAIKGERDIVVTGWTPHWMFARWDLKYLEDPKGVYGGAEEIHTLARKGLKEDMPEVYAILDNFAWTPADMGEVMLNNQEDDADPYETAKAWVESHPDIVNEWLPATAQ, encoded by the coding sequence ATGAATAAGCAAGGTACTTCACGTAGCCATCTGACCATCACCGCCAAGGCACTGTTGCTGGGGGCCGCCATGTCATCCTCGGTGGTCGGTGTCAGCGCGGCTCATGCGGCAGGTGACAAGGGAGATGTCACCCTGGCGTATGTCGAGTGGTCCTCCGAGGTCGCCTCCACCAATGTCGTGAAAGCGGTGCTGGAAGCCCAGGGCTACAACGTCGAGCTCAAGGCGCTGTCCGCCGCCGCGATGTTCCAGGCGGTCGCCTTTGGTGATGCTGATGGCATGGTCGGTGCGTGGCTCCCCACGACCCATGAAGACTACATGGCCAAGGTCGGGCCCAAGGTCGAGGACCTGGGAGTCAACCTCGAGGGCACCAAGCTTGGCCTGGTGGTCCCGGCGTACAGCAAGCTCGAGTCCATCGAGGACATCACCTCGCATGCCGACGAGATTGATGAGCGTATCGTCGGTATCGAGCCAGGCGCCGGCCTGACCCGACTCACCGAGCAGGTGCTCGAGGATTACGATCTCGAGGATATCGACCTCACGACCGGTAGCGGTGCGACCATGACCGCAGCACTGAGCAATGCCATCAAGGGCGAGCGGGATATCGTGGTGACCGGCTGGACCCCCCATTGGATGTTCGCGCGCTGGGACCTCAAGTACCTGGAGGATCCGAAGGGTGTCTATGGCGGTGCCGAGGAGATCCATACCCTGGCACGCAAGGGGCTCAAGGAGGACATGCCGGAGGTCTACGCGATCCTGGACAACTTCGCCTGGACCCCGGCGGACATGGGCGAGGTGATGCTCAACAACCAGGAAGATGATGCAGACCCCTACGAGACGGCCAAGGCGTGGGTGGAAAGCCATCCGGATATCGTCAATGAGTGGCTGCCGGCAACGGCTCAGTAA